One Papaver somniferum cultivar HN1 chromosome 10, ASM357369v1, whole genome shotgun sequence genomic window carries:
- the LOC113317005 gene encoding uncharacterized protein LOC113317005, with protein sequence MANKLRGFARMLTTAKNSTRKEGFSRTFSSFAEKSTEKQGDVGLDKIKLAQRTKAINREVDIEMIQLLSASVAGGVVLGCLYSYFLRGWNPFEDTPGRDKDYGNHALQVQPKFKRRL encoded by the exons ATGGCAAACAAACTTAGGGGTTTCGCTAGGATGTTGACTACTGCTAAGAATTCCACCAGAAAAGAGGGTTTTAGTAGGACGTTTTCTTCTTTTGCTGAGAAATCCACAGAAAAACAG GGTGATGTAGGTCTTGATAAAATTAAACTTGCACAAAGGACAAAAGCTATCAATAGAGAGGTTGATATTGAAATGATTCAGCTATTATCTGCTAGTGTAGCAGGTGGTGTAGTTCTTGGTTGTCTTTACAGCTACTTCTTACGTGGGTGGAACCCTTTTGAG GATACTCCTGGGCGAGACAAAGATTATGGAAACCATGCGTTGCAGGTTCAACCCAAGTTTAAGCGTAGGCTGTGA